The following are encoded in a window of Streptomyces sp. SAT1 genomic DNA:
- a CDS encoding Fur family transcriptional regulator — translation MVSTDWKSDLRQRGYRLTPQRQLVLEAVDTLEHATPDDILCEVRKTASGVNISTVYRTLELLEELGLVSHAHLGHGAPTYHLADRHHHLHLVCRDCDNVIEADVEVAAEFTAKLRRQFGFDTDMKHFAIFGRCADCSRKGADPAS, via the coding sequence GTGGTGAGCACCGACTGGAAGAGCGACCTCAGGCAGCGCGGCTACCGGCTGACGCCGCAGCGGCAACTCGTGCTCGAAGCCGTGGACACCCTCGAACACGCGACCCCCGACGACATCCTGTGCGAAGTACGCAAGACGGCGTCGGGGGTCAACATCTCCACCGTCTACCGCACCCTGGAGCTGCTGGAGGAGCTGGGCCTGGTCAGCCACGCCCACCTCGGGCACGGTGCGCCGACCTACCACCTGGCCGACCGCCACCACCACCTCCACCTGGTCTGCCGCGACTGCGACAACGTGATCGAGGCCGATGTCGAGGTGGCCGCCGAGTTCACCGCGAAACTGCGGCGGCAGTTCGGGTTCGACACCGACATGAAGCACTTCGCGATCTTCGGCCGCTGCGCGGACTGCTCACGGAAGGGCGCGGACCCGGCGTCGTAG